The genomic segment TTCAGTTCATTGTGCAAGTCTAGACTGCATCTCTCAGCAGGATATAATTCTATTTGACCTTTTTTGTAAACCAACttaatgttcatgttgttaCTTGCAACTGAAGCCAACAATGATAGTCTTTAGCTgtgaccaaaaaaaagaaaagatggtaTTTACTGTACCGATACCCTCCTGGAAATGTTATTTACACACTGCTAACAATTGTGCTAAGCTGACTGGACATTTCCTTCCTCTATAATTCCAAACTTTTAAACACTGAGATCATTTCTGTCTGAGCCTGAGCACGATGAACAGAAACTATGTCAACCTGCAACTTAATCTCACCTCACAACGGTGCAAATGATTGGGGAGGCCCACATTTTGAGCATCCAGGAATAGCCAGTTTGTTAGTTTCCCTCCAAAATCAAGCACATATTGTTTGATCTTAAAAGAACCGTTTGAAACCACTTCCCTTTTGTGAAATCTATGAAGGGTGAGAGGACTGAAAATGTACCAtaaaatgacactttttattGCTGTCATAAAAAGAGGGAGTGGGTCTCTGGAGAAGAGGTTGGTTAAACATTAGTTATGTGATCACAGGTATCTGTTGATGATTTATACTGAAACACCTATCATACAGAAACTGTGCAATGGTCATCTTACCGGCTTACTCCGTAGTCAATAGTACTTCTGACCAAAATATTGATTGCTTGAAAACCAGAGCCTTTTGCAAATAAAACTTATCTAActaacagtttatttttatcatcCAACAGCTTTCTGTCAATTGCCCTATAATGAAGGTGAAGGCTCAAGCTTTAACTTTGCTCTGTATTATGACGCCGCCAAAGATCAGTGCAATCCTTTCCTATACAAAGGCAAAGGAGGAAATGCCAACcgttttcaaaatgaaaaggagTGCATAAGAAACTGTTCCGCCAACGCAGAAAATATCTATCCCATGGATGGTAAGATGATTTTATACACTAATAGTGCAAGAAGATTAATGTAAGGATTCATCTTGATTCACCACTAACTCTGTTCCTGGCTTTTTTCTGAGGACTTTGGAACATGAACTGACTAATGAGTTTTATGGCCTAAAGGACCATTAAAGGAAACACTACATCATCATCAAGCCTCCTCAATCGcaactgagagagacagagacagagaggggactTCTTGAGATCTGCCTTAAGCTGATTTTAGGCGGGGATCCCTGCATTATGTCTGAATGTTGTTGCTGAATGCATGTTTGTTATATATGGCCGCAAAATCTACATGTTATCAATGCCAATGCTATTTTGTGTGTCAATGtttttcacaaacatttttttccctcaagTAATTACTTTATTTCTTCAGAGGCTGACACGTGTCAGCATTGAGTACTAGCAATACGCCACCAAGTGGTGCAAGAGCAGGACTACTCATGATAGATGAAAGTGTTAATGAATACACCTGTGGCTTTTATAAAACTGCTTGATAAAATTGTAATCATCTAATACTCTACTGTATCAATAGCTGATCAGTTTTTACAtaattatatttgtgttttcagtatTATTAATAAACTGCAACCACTGCTATGACTACTTctaatgatgatggtgatgacaaggatgatgtttttttcttcacagtCTCCAAAGCATGCCACTTAAAAAAGGCCACAGGTGATTGTAGTGGTCAGTTTTTGAGATACTACTACGATTCAGTTcacaacaaatgcaaaaaattcCTTTGGTCTGGATGCATCGGAAACGGAAACAGATTTTTTGACTATAACAGCTGCAACACCACCTGTGATGGAATCCACGGTGAGCTCAAATCTCTCTCTTATGTACAGTTGCTGATAATTATATATGTTAAAATATCAATATGTCaatacatgttttaaaactAATCAGTCCGGAATGATACTATCAAAAATATGGTACTAAGATATCATGTTTTTAACACGTTGATATTAATTGTTTTGGTTCTaagatgatggtgatgaagaggaggaggatgagccAGACACTCCTATTGGTCTGTAGACACACAATGAAAGTCATGACAAACTACACACCATCTTAATTTACAATATACTTtgaattatttcttattttaaaagtgATAATGTATGCAGAACAGatccctgtttttgttttagactGGTTGCAACTGTCTGCATCCAAATGTTTCAATTTTAGTATTTACATGAATCCTACTCATCCGTTACACTGTTGTCCTCTTAACAGCAATCATCTGTGGAGTTCTGCTTGCTGTCATTATTGTCGCTGTCATCATAACTGTGATTGTCTTGACAGTTAATTCAAAGTAAGacaatttttctttgtgtttagttttaacAAAGAATGATGACGAACTACATCTAAAAAGCAATTGCATTACTTACAGCTGATGACTACTCTCCTGTAATTATtctaatgtttattttctttaggaAAAAGGACTCCAAGAAAAAGGCACCAGGGAAAAGTAGAGACCCCCAGGCTGGCTCACCTCTTCAGGATCCGGCTATTGAAATGGCATAGAAAATCATGTCACCTCCATAGCAACACAAGCTTGGTTTTGTATTATAACTCCAGTAGTCATCATACCAAATATATCAATTGATTACAAACATTCAAGTTCAACTTAGATTTTTTTACTGACATATGTAATAGCTATGACAATTTTGTTaaattttctattttgtttcaCATCCACATGTGCAGAGTGATATTTCttaagttgtatttttttcctggGAGCTTTATCCTATACTTTCAttcagaaaaccaaaataaatctgattaGTCAAAGTGAAATCAAAAGAAACCagagttgaaacaattagtcaattaact from the Siniperca chuatsi isolate FFG_IHB_CAS linkage group LG4, ASM2008510v1, whole genome shotgun sequence genome contains:
- the si:dkeyp-73b11.8 gene encoding BPTI/Kunitz domain-containing protein, producing MKHLLFWGIAFAAFHISHSNTAAFCQLPYNEGEGSSFNFALYYDAAKDQCNPFLYKGKGGNANRFQNEKECIRNCSANAENIYPMDVSKACHLKKATGDCSGQFLRYYYDSVHNKCKKFLWSGCIGNGNRFFDYNSCNTTCDGIHDDGDEEEEDEPDTPIAIICGVLLAVIIVAVIITVIVLTVNSKKKDSKKKAPGKSRDPQAGSPLQDPAIEMA